A part of Oncorhynchus kisutch isolate 150728-3 linkage group LG2, Okis_V2, whole genome shotgun sequence genomic DNA contains:
- the pla1a gene encoding phospholipase A1 member A isoform X2, whose product MGWKLKTVQTILSILAFYITFAVGEDEEPRSECADFNNMTWLEYHQQGSKLQVQYLLLTRKNTDCASLFSQDFLSNNTYFNSSQPTKIIVHGYRALGSKPSWVKQLAQALLRVQDANVVVVDWVYGASLAYHMVVENYKEVAIQISVLINQLQNHGCKLESFHFIGVSLGAHVSGFVGTLFKGKIGRITGLDPAGPMFKRADTFGRLDPSDALFVEAIHTDSDYFGISISVGHADFFINGGMDQAGCSRSRSTSMYSYVICDHMRALHVYISALNGTCPLTGIPCSSYEDFLKGRCLGCPGRCPRIGLLENSGLTVFPLPQPKKLFLLTTSAPPFCAHHILVQLEVFLLDKSAEVQVILRTGGHPETEQRLRLQTDGTMYSRVIAHPVPLCEIDSIQLKNTGAHFYRQGDIHVVSVCISEFPSVGEVKPLCVKKINVRRGSPWNHDFVQLCENY is encoded by the exons ATGGGCTGGAAACTGAAAACAGTGCAAACTATTCTCAGTATTCTAGCCTTCTACATTACATTTGCAGTCG GGGAAGATGAGGAGCCCAGATCAGAATGTGCTGACTTCAACAACATGACCTGGCTGGAGTACCATCAGCAGGGCAGCAAGCTACAGGTGCAGTACCTGCTCTTGACACGCAAGAATACAGACTGTGCCAGCCTCTTCAGTCAGGACTTCCTCAGCAACAACACCTACTTCAACTCCTCCCAACCCACCAAGATCATTGTCCATGGATACAG ggcTCTGGGCAGTAAGCCATCCTGGGTGAAGCAGCTGGCCCAGGCTCTGCTGCGGGTGCAGGATGCCAACGTGGTGGTGGTGGACTGGGTCTATGGGGCCTCACTCGCCTACCACATGGTGGTGGAGAACTACAAGGAGGTGGCCATCCAGATCTCTGTCCTCATCAACCAGCTCCAG AACCATGGATGCAAACTGGAGTCATTTCACTTCATTGGGGTTAGTCTTGGGGCACATGTGTCTGGATTCGTGGGGACCCTGTTCAAGGGCAAGATAGGAAGAATTACAG GTCTGGACCCGGCTGGACCCATGTTTAAAAGAGCCGACACGTTTGGCCGTCTTGACCCCTCAGATGCACTGTTTGTGGAGGCCATCCATACTGACTCCGACT ATTTCGGCATCTCCATCTCTGTCGGCCATGCAGACTTCTTTATAAATGGCGGGATGGACCAAGCAGGTTGCTCGCGCTCCAGGTCTACGTCAA TGTATAGCTATGTGATATGTGACCACATGAGGGCGCTCCACGTCTACATAAGCGCACTGAACGGGACCTGCCCACTGACTGGCATCCCTTGTTCCAGCTATGAGGACTTCCTCAAGGGGCGCTGTTTAGGCTGCCCAGGCAGATGTCCACGAATAG GGTTATTGGAGAACAGTGGTTTAACAGTCTTTCCTCTTCCTCAACCAAAGAAGCTTTTCCTCCTGACAACCTCTGCACCTCCCTTCTGTG ccCATCACATCCTGGTGCAGCTGGAGGTGTTCCTCCTGGACAAGAGTGCTGAGGTGCAGGTGATCCTGAGGACTGGGGGACATCCTGAAACAGAGCAGAGACTCAGGCT acagacagacggcaccatgtacagtagggtgATAGCCCACCCAGTGCCACTGTGTGAGATAGACTCCATCCAGCTGAAGAACACTGGAGCGCACTTCTACAGGCAGGGAGACATCCACGTTGTGTCTGTCTGCATATCAGAATTCCCCTCTGTCGG AGAAGTGAAGCCATTGTGTGTGAAGAAGATAAACGTAAGGCGAGGATCTCCATGGAACCATGATTTCGTACAGCTGTGTGAGAATTACTGA
- the hsd3b1 gene encoding hydroxy-delta-5-steroid dehydrogenase, 3 beta- and steroid delta-isomerase 1, whose product MSLQGDVCVVTGACGFLGERLVRLLLEEDKLTEIRMLDINVRPQLIQCLEEIRGDTLVSVFEGDISDSELLRRACKGASLVFHTASLIDVTGKVLYSELHRVNVKGTQLLLETCVQENVVSFIYTSSIEVAGPNANGDPIINGDENTPYTCSLKFPYSKTKKEAEQVTLQAQGEVLQNGGRLATCALRPMYIYGEGCRFLLGHMGDGIRNGDVLYRTSLPEAQVNPVYVGNAALAHLQAARALRDPQRRAAIGGNFYYISDDTPPVSYSDFNHAVLSPLGFSIQEKPILPIPVLYLLCFLMEMLQILLCPFKRFTPPINRQLLTMLNTPFSFSYRRAQRDMGYAPRYSWEEARKRTMDWVASQLPKERERIKVK is encoded by the exons ATGTCTCTGcaaggtgatgtgtgtgtggtgacagGAGCCTGTGGGTTCCTGGGAGAGAGGCTGGTACGGCTGCTGCTGGAGGAAGACAAGCTCACAGAGATCCGTATGCTGGACATAAATGTCCGACCACAGCTCATACAGTGTCTGGAAG AGATCAGAGGGGACACGCTGGTAAGTGTATTTGAGGGGGACATTAGTGATAGTGAGCTGCTGAGGAGAGCGTGCAAGGGAGCATCGCTGGTCTTCCACACTGCGTCCCTCATTGACGTCACCGGGAAGGTGTTATACAGTGAGCTTCACAGGGTCAACGTCAAAG GAACCCAGCTCCTTCTGGAGACGTGCGTCCAGGAGAATGTGGTGTCCTTCATCTACACCAGCAGCATCGAGGTCGCCGGCCCCAACGCCAACGGAGACCCCATCATCAACGGTGATGAGAACACACCCTACACATGCTCCCTAAAGTTCCCCTACAGCAAGACCAAGAAGGAGGCCGAGCAGGTCACCCTGCAAGCCCAGGGTGAGGTGCTCCAGAATGGGGGCCGGCTGGCCACCTGTGCCCTCCGACCCATGTACATCTATGGAGAGGGCTGCCGTTTCCTGCTGGGCCATATGGGAGACGGGATTCGGAACGGGGATGTGTTGTACCGGACCTCCCTCCCGGAGGCCCAGGTGAACCCTGTATACGTGGGGAATGCGGCCCTGGCCCACCTCCAGGCCGCCCGTGCCCTGCGAGACCCCCAGCGGAGAGCCGCCATCGGAGGGAACTTCTACTACATCTCAGATGACACGCCGCCTGTCAGCTACTCTGACTtcaaccatgctgtgttgtcgccGCTGGGCTTCAGCATCCAGGAGAAGCCTATCCTGCCCATCCCAgtcctctacctcctctgtttCCTCATGGAGATGCTGCAGATACTGCTCTGCCCCTTCAAGCGCTTCACACCGCCCATAAACCGGCAGCTCCTCACCATGCTGAACACGCCCTTCAGCTTTTCCTATCGGAGGGCTCAGAGGGACATGGGGTACGCTCCACGGTACAGCTGGGAGGAGGCACGCAAGCGGACCATGGATTGGGTGGCTTCCCAGTTacccaaggagagagagagaataaaggttaaataa
- the pla1a gene encoding phospholipase A1 member A isoform X1, protein MGWKLKTVQTILSILAFYITFAVGEDEEPRSECADFNNMTWLEYHQQGSKLQVQYLLLTRKNTDCASLFSQDFLSNNTYFNSSQPTKIIVHGYRALGSKPSWVKQLAQALLRVQDANVVVVDWVYGASLAYHMVVENYKEVAIQISVLINQLQNHGCKLESFHFIGVSLGAHVSGFVGTLFKGKIGRITGLDPAGPMFKRADTFGRLDPSDALFVEAIHTDSDCERIGYTQIIIVIAKRFLLPFHLFLLGLLYFKSLTVHWNDNMTMSWYQPFDINYHPFLSDFGISISVGHADFFINGGMDQAGCSRSRSTSMYSYVICDHMRALHVYISALNGTCPLTGIPCSSYEDFLKGRCLGCPGRCPRIGLLENSGLTVFPLPQPKKLFLLTTSAPPFCAHHILVQLEVFLLDKSAEVQVILRTGGHPETEQRLRLQTDGTMYSRVIAHPVPLCEIDSIQLKNTGAHFYRQGDIHVVSVCISEFPSVGEVKPLCVKKINVRRGSPWNHDFVQLCENY, encoded by the exons ATGGGCTGGAAACTGAAAACAGTGCAAACTATTCTCAGTATTCTAGCCTTCTACATTACATTTGCAGTCG GGGAAGATGAGGAGCCCAGATCAGAATGTGCTGACTTCAACAACATGACCTGGCTGGAGTACCATCAGCAGGGCAGCAAGCTACAGGTGCAGTACCTGCTCTTGACACGCAAGAATACAGACTGTGCCAGCCTCTTCAGTCAGGACTTCCTCAGCAACAACACCTACTTCAACTCCTCCCAACCCACCAAGATCATTGTCCATGGATACAG ggcTCTGGGCAGTAAGCCATCCTGGGTGAAGCAGCTGGCCCAGGCTCTGCTGCGGGTGCAGGATGCCAACGTGGTGGTGGTGGACTGGGTCTATGGGGCCTCACTCGCCTACCACATGGTGGTGGAGAACTACAAGGAGGTGGCCATCCAGATCTCTGTCCTCATCAACCAGCTCCAG AACCATGGATGCAAACTGGAGTCATTTCACTTCATTGGGGTTAGTCTTGGGGCACATGTGTCTGGATTCGTGGGGACCCTGTTCAAGGGCAAGATAGGAAGAATTACAG GTCTGGACCCGGCTGGACCCATGTTTAAAAGAGCCGACACGTTTGGCCGTCTTGACCCCTCAGATGCACTGTTTGTGGAGGCCATCCATACTGACTCCGACTGTGAGAGAATAGGCTACACACAAATAATCATTGTTATTGCAAAGAGATTTCTGCTACCATTCCATCTTTTCCTCTTAGGCCTACTCTATTTCAAAAGTCTCACTGTTCACTGGAATGATAATATGACAATGTCCTGGTATCAGCCATTCGACATCAATTATCATCCTTTTCTCTCAGATTTCGGCATCTCCATCTCTGTCGGCCATGCAGACTTCTTTATAAATGGCGGGATGGACCAAGCAGGTTGCTCGCGCTCCAGGTCTACGTCAA TGTATAGCTATGTGATATGTGACCACATGAGGGCGCTCCACGTCTACATAAGCGCACTGAACGGGACCTGCCCACTGACTGGCATCCCTTGTTCCAGCTATGAGGACTTCCTCAAGGGGCGCTGTTTAGGCTGCCCAGGCAGATGTCCACGAATAG GGTTATTGGAGAACAGTGGTTTAACAGTCTTTCCTCTTCCTCAACCAAAGAAGCTTTTCCTCCTGACAACCTCTGCACCTCCCTTCTGTG ccCATCACATCCTGGTGCAGCTGGAGGTGTTCCTCCTGGACAAGAGTGCTGAGGTGCAGGTGATCCTGAGGACTGGGGGACATCCTGAAACAGAGCAGAGACTCAGGCT acagacagacggcaccatgtacagtagggtgATAGCCCACCCAGTGCCACTGTGTGAGATAGACTCCATCCAGCTGAAGAACACTGGAGCGCACTTCTACAGGCAGGGAGACATCCACGTTGTGTCTGTCTGCATATCAGAATTCCCCTCTGTCGG AGAAGTGAAGCCATTGTGTGTGAAGAAGATAAACGTAAGGCGAGGATCTCCATGGAACCATGATTTCGTACAGCTGTGTGAGAATTACTGA
- the LOC109869264 gene encoding kelch-like protein 9 yields MPEEGRPVRENLLKIITSRNLSQRGSRTSSKTPTEMGGSGEEKESVQGRFHRRLSRLGSRGSIREPPRPPPQPVQPSATSPPLAPAPAPAPATVDSPTPPAAKPPTPTAPAPKPLELPPKPTDISLKPSLPPRPLTRWFSSNEHGTTVLQGFELFRGDETLCDVILVPGDSSDTFPVHRVIMASASNYFKAMFTGGMREQDMREIKLHGVSKTGLKNIIEFIYTSRLSLSMTNLQDTLEAANFLQVLPVLGFCNKLLSTEITIDNCMEVERIAGDLLLEDVQAHIGKFVCQNLSALLQSGHYLQLSQPSLANALASDSLKGFSEMELYRIARSWLDHDPPTRRSAAYSLMSQVRFPLMTPTELLEISQEDEGHDDGGAAMMRSDTACVNLLLEASNYQMMPFLQPSLQTERTRIRSDAKHLLALGGVMKQQLVVSRELRLYDEEIGHWRALRPMEVPRYQHGVALLGGFLYIVGGQSTYDTKGKTAVDSAYLYDPRFDRWLQVASLNDKRTFFHLSTLKGKLYAVGGRNASGEIDTMECYNLRKNEWTFVSPMVDPHYGHAGTVHGDLMYVSGGITGDTFQKELLCYDPETDAWSRRADMMELRGLHCMCTVGDRLYVMGGNHFRGSSDYDDVLNCEFYSPEVDQWTVVAAMPRGQSDVGVAVLQGQIYVVGGYSWNSRCMVDIVQRYDPEKDEWDRVFNVLEPLGGIRACTMTVHLPEGAVDDGQMQECPLDTAKN; encoded by the exons atgcCGGAAGAAGGCCGTCCGGTTAGGGAGAACCTGTTGAAAATAATCACTTCAAG GAACCTTTCACAGAGGGGCAGCAGGACATCCAGCAAGACACCAACTGAGATGGG GGGcagtggagaggagaaggagagtgtgcAGGGGAGGTTTCACAGGAGACTGTCTCGTCTGGGAAGCAGAGGCTCTATTAGAGAGCCACCCAGACCTCCACCCCAACCTGTCCAACCCTCAGCCACATCTCCGCCCCTAGCCCcggccccagctccagccccggCCACAGTTGACAGTCCCACTCCCCCAGCAGCGAAACCTCCAACCCCTACAGCCCCAGCCCCTAAACCCTTGGAGCTTCCCCCGAAACCCACTGATATAAGCCTGAAGCCAAGCCTCCCTCCAAGGCCTCTAACCAGGTGGTTCAGCAGCAATGAGCATGGCACCACAGTCCTACAG GGGTTTGAGTTGTTCCGTGGTGATGAGACTCTGTGTGATGTCATCCTGGTGCCTGGGGACAGCAGTGACACCTTCCCCGTGCACAGAGTCATTATGGCCTCTGCCAGCAACTACTTCAAAGCCATGTTCACTG gGGGTATGAGAGAACAGGATATGAGGGAGATTAAGCTCCATGGGGTGAGTAAAACAGGTCTGAAGAACATCATAGAGTTCATCTACACATCCCGGCTGAGTCTGAGCATGACCAACCTGCAGGACACTCTGGAGGCTGCCAACTTCCTCCAGGTCCTCCCCGTCCTCGGCTTCTGCAACAAGCTGCTCAGCACTGAG ATCACCATTGATAACTGTATGGAGGTGGAGCGCATCGCCGGGGACCTGCTCCTGGAGGATGTACAGGCCCACATTGGGAAGTTTGTATGTCAGAACCTGTCAGCATTACTACAGTCTGGCCACTACCTGCAGCTCTCTCAGCCCAGCCTGGCCAACGCCCTGGCCAGCGACAGCCTCAAGGGCTTCTCTGAGATGGAGCTGTACCGCATCGCCCGCTCCTGGCTGGACCATGACCCCCCCACCCGCCGCTCCGCCGCCTACTCCCTGATGAGCCAGGTCCGCTTCCCCCTCATGACCCCCACTGAGCTGCTCGAGATCTCCCAGGAGGATGAGGGGCACGATGATGGCGGAGCGGCCATGATGCGCTCGGACACGGCCTGCGTCAACCTCCTGCTAGAGGCCAGCAACTACCAgatgatgcccttcctccagcCTTCCTTACAGACGGAGCGCACACGCATCCGGTCGGACGCCAAACACCTGCTGGCGCTGGGCGGGGTGATGAAGCAGCAGCTGGTGGTGAGCAGAGAGCTGAGACTGTATGATGAGGAGATCGGCCATTGGAGGGCGCTGAGGCCTATGGAGGTTCCCCGCTACCAGCACGGCGTTGCCCTGCTCGGGGGCTTTCTCTACATCGTAGGCGGCCAGAGCACCTACGACACCAAGGGCAAGACGGCGGTGGACAGCGCCTACCTCTACGACCCGCGCTTCGACCGGTGGTTGCAGGTGGCCTCGCTCAATGATAAGAGAACCTTCTTCCACCTGAGCACCCTGAAAGGGAAGCTGTATGCTGTTGGGGGCCGGAACGCCTCAGGAGAGATTG ACACCATGGAGTGCTACAACCTTAGAAAGAATGAGTGGACATTCGTGTCTCCCATGGTCGACCCCCACTACGGGCATGCTGGGACAGTCCATGGTGACCTGATGTATGTCTCAG GCGGAATCACAGGGGACACATTCCAGAAGGAGCTGTTGTGTTATGACCCTGAGACTGACGCATGGAGTCGCCGTGCCGACATGATGGAACTGCGTGGCCTACACTGCATGTGCACAGTGGGCGATCGGCTCTATGTGATGGGAGGGAACCACTTCCGGGGCAGCAGCGACTATGATGACGTACTTAACTGTGAATTCTACAGCCCTGAG GTGGACCAGTGGACGGTGGTGGCGGCCATGCCACGTGGCCAGAGTGATGTAGGGGTGGCCGTGCTCCAGGGCCAGATCTACGTGGTTGGGGGCTACTCCTGGAACAGCCGCTGCATGGTGGACATCGTGCAGCGCTACGACCCAGAGAAGGACGAGTGGGACCGGGTGTTCAATGTGCTGGAACCCCTGGGCGGCATCCGGGCCTGCACCATGACTGTGCATCTGCCTGAGGGTGCCGTGGACGACGGCCAGATGCAGGAGTGCCCGCTGGACACTGCCAAGAACTGA